The proteins below come from a single Salinilacihabitans rarus genomic window:
- the ppsA gene encoding phosphoenolpyruvate synthase — protein sequence MAVLWLEEIDADDLETVGGKGASLGELTAAGLPVPPGFVVTAGTYRSFIEEAGVDEALFEAVDVDADDSAALAEAAERAQELILETPFPDEVREEILEAYREVGDDDEEAFVAVRSSATAEDLPDASFAGQQETFLNVTEEDLLDRVRRCWASLFTQRAIYYRQEKGFDHSVVDIAVVVQRMVDAEKSGVMFTSHPSTGDPTMILEAAWGLGEAVVSGAVSPDNYVVDREDRSVDATVAEKKVMHVKDEETGETVEREVSEGKRTERVLSDDEIDRLVDLGERVEDHYGTPQDVEWAMVGDDVFMLQSRPITTIGDADDGDVGFDVEEADRGIADGSGVQTAEAGDERGARDSRGDVLVDGLGSSPGTAGGEAKIVRKLDELDKVAEGDIIVTEMTTPDMVPAMKRAAGIVTDEGGMTSHAAIVSRELGVPAVVGTQNATNALEDGQPITIDGDRGTVLEGVRTPEEEREPVEEVRPQAPVKPMTATEVKVNVSIPEAAQRAAATGADGVGLLRIEHMILSLGKTPAKFVADEGEDAYVGELVEGVRTVADEFYPRPVRVRTLDAPTDEFRELEGGADEPDEHNPMLGYRGIRRSLDRPEVFAYELEAFRRLYEMGYDNVEIMFPLVNDAEDVYRARRLMTEAGIDPDKRTWGVMVETPASALSVGEMAGAGIDFASFGTNDLTQYTLAVDRNNENVADRFDELHPAVLRLIGDVIETCREHDVDTSICGQAGSKPEMVRFLVNEGVSSISANIDAVRDVQHEVKRVEQKLLLESIR from the coding sequence ATGGCTGTACTCTGGCTGGAGGAGATAGACGCCGACGACCTCGAGACCGTCGGCGGCAAGGGTGCTTCCCTCGGCGAACTCACAGCGGCCGGGTTGCCCGTCCCGCCCGGGTTCGTCGTCACGGCCGGGACTTACCGATCGTTCATCGAGGAGGCGGGGGTCGACGAGGCGCTGTTCGAGGCGGTCGACGTGGACGCCGACGACTCGGCCGCGCTGGCCGAGGCGGCCGAGCGCGCACAGGAACTGATCCTCGAGACGCCGTTCCCCGACGAGGTACGCGAGGAGATTCTCGAGGCCTACCGCGAGGTCGGCGACGACGACGAGGAGGCGTTCGTCGCCGTCCGCTCGTCGGCGACGGCCGAGGACCTCCCGGACGCCTCCTTCGCCGGCCAGCAGGAGACGTTCCTGAACGTCACCGAGGAGGACCTGCTCGACCGGGTGCGCCGGTGCTGGGCCTCGCTTTTCACCCAGCGGGCGATCTACTACCGTCAGGAGAAGGGGTTCGACCACTCCGTCGTCGACATCGCCGTCGTCGTCCAGCGGATGGTCGACGCCGAGAAGTCGGGCGTGATGTTCACGAGCCACCCCTCGACGGGCGACCCGACGATGATCCTCGAGGCCGCGTGGGGGCTGGGCGAGGCCGTCGTCTCCGGGGCCGTCTCGCCGGACAACTACGTCGTCGACCGCGAGGACCGCTCGGTCGACGCCACCGTCGCCGAGAAGAAGGTGATGCACGTCAAAGACGAGGAGACGGGCGAGACCGTCGAGCGGGAAGTGTCCGAGGGGAAACGCACCGAGCGCGTCCTCTCGGACGACGAGATCGACCGCCTCGTCGACCTCGGCGAGCGCGTCGAGGACCACTACGGGACCCCTCAGGACGTCGAGTGGGCGATGGTCGGCGACGACGTGTTCATGCTCCAGTCGCGGCCGATCACGACGATCGGCGACGCCGACGACGGCGACGTCGGCTTCGACGTCGAGGAGGCCGACCGCGGGATCGCCGACGGCAGCGGCGTCCAGACCGCCGAGGCGGGCGACGAGCGCGGCGCTCGCGACTCGCGTGGCGACGTGCTCGTCGACGGCCTCGGCTCCAGTCCGGGCACGGCCGGCGGCGAGGCGAAGATCGTCCGGAAACTCGACGAACTCGACAAGGTCGCCGAGGGCGACATCATCGTCACCGAGATGACGACGCCGGACATGGTGCCGGCGATGAAACGCGCCGCGGGCATCGTCACCGACGAAGGGGGGATGACCAGCCACGCCGCCATCGTCTCGCGGGAACTCGGGGTGCCCGCCGTCGTGGGCACGCAGAACGCGACGAACGCCCTCGAAGACGGCCAGCCGATCACGATCGACGGCGACAGGGGGACCGTCCTCGAGGGTGTCCGGACCCCCGAGGAGGAGCGCGAACCCGTCGAGGAGGTCCGCCCGCAGGCGCCGGTCAAGCCGATGACGGCGACGGAGGTGAAGGTGAACGTCTCGATCCCGGAGGCGGCCCAGCGCGCCGCGGCGACCGGGGCCGACGGCGTCGGCCTGCTACGGATCGAGCACATGATCCTCTCGCTCGGCAAGACGCCCGCGAAGTTCGTCGCCGACGAGGGCGAGGACGCCTACGTCGGCGAACTCGTCGAGGGAGTCCGGACGGTCGCCGACGAGTTCTACCCCCGGCCCGTCCGCGTGCGCACCCTCGACGCCCCCACCGACGAGTTCCGCGAACTCGAAGGCGGCGCCGACGAACCCGACGAGCACAACCCGATGCTCGGCTACCGCGGCATCCGCCGCTCGCTCGACCGGCCGGAGGTCTTCGCCTACGAACTCGAGGCGTTCCGCCGCCTCTACGAGATGGGCTACGACAACGTCGAGATCATGTTCCCGCTGGTCAACGACGCCGAGGACGTCTACCGGGCCAGGCGCCTCATGACCGAGGCCGGCATCGACCCCGACAAGCGCACCTGGGGGGTGATGGTCGAGACGCCGGCCTCGGCGCTCTCGGTCGGGGAGATGGCCGGGGCGGGCATCGACTTCGCCTCCTTCGGGACGAACGACCTCACCCAGTACACGCTCGCGGTCGACCGTAACAACGAGAACGTCGCCGACCGGTTCGACGAACTCCACCCGGCCGTCCTGCGGCTGATCG
- a CDS encoding PhzF family phenazine biosynthesis protein gives MQTIRALQVDAFADEPLAGNPAGVVPGADGLSDEQMQAIAAEMAVSETAFLRSSDRADRRIRYFTPTQEVDLCGHATIGSFAHLHDEGLEPGTTTLETNVGVLEIEVETDGTVWMNQDAPTIREVDLGYDRVAAALGVDRVALEGASADLPLAVTSTGLPFLAVPITYLSDVGGADPDFGAIEALSESVDAVGVYLFTFDALDADSTLHGRAFVPAAGVPEDPVTGTASGAVAAYLDRYGAFDGDAPDELRLEQGHYVDRPGLVRVRLDGGVRVGGRGVTSLDGTLAVPPDDEDEILEA, from the coding sequence ATGCAGACGATCCGCGCCCTGCAGGTGGACGCGTTCGCCGACGAACCGCTCGCGGGCAACCCCGCCGGCGTCGTCCCCGGGGCCGACGGCCTGTCCGACGAACAGATGCAAGCGATCGCCGCCGAGATGGCCGTCAGCGAGACCGCCTTCCTCCGGTCGAGCGACCGCGCCGACCGTCGGATCCGGTACTTCACGCCCACTCAGGAGGTCGACCTCTGCGGGCACGCGACGATCGGGTCGTTCGCTCACCTCCACGACGAGGGGCTGGAACCGGGCACCACGACCCTCGAAACGAACGTGGGCGTCCTCGAAATCGAGGTCGAGACCGACGGCACGGTCTGGATGAACCAGGACGCGCCGACGATCCGCGAGGTCGACCTCGGGTACGACCGCGTCGCCGCTGCGCTGGGCGTCGACCGGGTGGCCCTCGAAGGGGCGAGCGCCGACCTCCCGCTGGCGGTCACCTCGACCGGACTGCCGTTCCTCGCGGTCCCGATCACCTACCTCTCGGACGTCGGGGGGGCCGACCCCGACTTCGGGGCGATCGAAGCCCTCTCGGAGTCGGTCGACGCCGTCGGCGTCTACCTGTTCACGTTCGACGCGCTCGACGCCGACTCGACGCTACACGGGCGGGCGTTCGTCCCCGCGGCCGGCGTCCCCGAGGACCCGGTAACGGGGACGGCAAGCGGCGCGGTCGCGGCCTACCTCGACCGCTACGGCGCGTTCGACGGCGACGCGCCCGACGAACTCCGCCTCGAACAGGGCCACTACGTCGACCGGCCGGGGCTCGTCCGGGTCCGACTGGACGGCGGCGTCAGGGTCGGCGGCCGCGGCGTGACGTCGCTGGACGGGACGCTGGCCGTGCCGCCGGACGACGAGGACGAGATTCTGGAGGCCTGA